The window AAGAAAATGATCCAGTTGATCATGGGGTTTCTGGTTTTACTCCTGGCGGCACCTTGTTTCGCGGCGGATACTATTTCCATCGGCTACACGGGGCCATTGAGCGGCGGTGCGGCCAAATACGGCAACAACAACCTGCAGGGCATCCAGCATGCCATCGATGAAATCAACGCGGCCGGTGGCATCACCGTGGCCGGCAAACCATACACCTTCAAGTTGACGGCCCTGGACGACAAGTACAAACCCGCGGAAACCGTTGCCAACGCGAGGCGGCTCATGTCCACCATGTCGCCCAAACCCATCGCCGTTTTCTGTCCCCACAGCGGCGGCATTCTGGCCATGGAGCGCTTCAACGAAACCGAAGGGTTCCTCATGCACGGTTATACGGACAACGTGGCCGTCATCAAGCAGGGCAACAAACTGGTGGTCAAGGCGCCCATGTCCATGGCTTTCTACAACTCGGGTCCGGTGGATATCGGCTGGGAGCGAGGCTACCGCAAGGCGGCCCTGCTCTGCGGCTCCCACGAAGCCGGCAAAATGGCGGAAAAGCTCTTTCTCGCCCAATGGAAGGACAAAGGCGGTGAAATTCTCGAGGTGGCCAGTATCGATTTCAAAACCGTGACCGACTTTTATCCCTACTTGACCAAGGCGCTCTCCAAGAACCCGGACTGCATCTACCTCTATGGGCCTTCCGAACCGTCGGCCATGATCGTCAGCCAGGCGCGCGAACTGGGTTTCAAGGGCGGCTTTCTGCTCGGCTCACAGTGCAAGATGGACGAAATGGCCAAGATCGCGCCCATGGAGGCGTTGAACAACTCGGTCGGCGTATGCCCGGTGGGCATGATGCCCCTGCCCCTCATGCAGAAATACAATGCCAGCCACAAAGCCAAATTCGGTGAGGATGCCATTCCAACGTCGGAGTCGGCCTTCAATTACGAGGTCATGTACATCTTCGCCGAAGCCATGAAAAAGGCCGGCACGGTCACCGATCCCTACAAGATCCGGAAGGCGATCGATGATGTCCTGCCAGTGGGCGATCACGCCATACGCGGCATGTACAAGGTGACGCCGGAGGGTCAGTTTATCTCCGGCTATTTCGCCATCCAGATCCTGGACGGCAAGTTCACCGACCCCATCAATATCGATCCGGGTCCGTGGTATGAAAAATACGGGGCCACCTGGATGCCGGAATAGCCCCGTGGCCCGTTCAACCAGCGCCCGTGCACAAACAGGCAACCATTTGTGGATGGGCACTGACGAGAAAGCGCCCGGCGGCATCGTGACAACGGTCGCCGCCGGGCTTCCATTCCGCAGCGAGGCAGAGCATGGATCTTTTTTTGCAGCAGGTGATCAACGGCATCATGGTCGGCAGCGTCTATTCGCTGGTGGCGCTGGGGCTCACCATCATTTATGGTATTCTGGGCGTTCCCAACTTCGCCCATGGGTCGCTCTACATGCTG is drawn from Desulfatitalea tepidiphila and contains these coding sequences:
- a CDS encoding ABC transporter substrate-binding protein codes for the protein MKKKMIQLIMGFLVLLLAAPCFAADTISIGYTGPLSGGAAKYGNNNLQGIQHAIDEINAAGGITVAGKPYTFKLTALDDKYKPAETVANARRLMSTMSPKPIAVFCPHSGGILAMERFNETEGFLMHGYTDNVAVIKQGNKLVVKAPMSMAFYNSGPVDIGWERGYRKAALLCGSHEAGKMAEKLFLAQWKDKGGEILEVASIDFKTVTDFYPYLTKALSKNPDCIYLYGPSEPSAMIVSQARELGFKGGFLLGSQCKMDEMAKIAPMEALNNSVGVCPVGMMPLPLMQKYNASHKAKFGEDAIPTSESAFNYEVMYIFAEAMKKAGTVTDPYKIRKAIDDVLPVGDHAIRGMYKVTPEGQFISGYFAIQILDGKFTDPINIDPGPWYEKYGATWMPE